A stretch of DNA from Pseudonocardia hierapolitana:
GGAGCAGGGGTGACACCGCTGAGCCGGGTCGGCTCGCCGCCCGACGCGACCGCAATCACGTGAGAAAGGGCAGTTCCTGATGACCCAGACAGTCAGCGGCCTGTGGGACGAGACGCTCGACGCGGACCGGTTCGTCCCGGACGCGGAGGTCGACGGGTTGCTCGTCGGCGCGGTCGATCTGCACACCCATCCCGGGCCTAGCCCGTTCCCGCGGCGGATGTCGATCCTGGATGCCGCGGTGGATGCGGCCTCGGTCGGGTTCCGGGCGTTGGTCGCGAAGTCCCACCACCACAGCATGCAGACCGACATCCTCGCGTTGGGGCCGGTCGGGCTGGCCGAGACCGGGGTGCGGGTGTTCGGGGGTGTCGCGCTGAACCGCACCGTGGGCGGGCTCAACCCGTATGCGGTGGAGCTCGCGCTGGGGTTGGGTGGGCGGGTGGTGTGGTTCCCGACGATCTCGTCCACGGCGCACATCGAGTTCCATCGCCACCACCACCACAGCGGCTTCCCCGTCGCCGGCATCCCGCTGCGCGACAACGAGCCGATCAGCGTGGTGGGCGAGGACGGTGCCCTCGTCCCGGAGGCGCGGGACATCCTGTCGGTCATCGCGGGGGAGTCGGCGATCCTCAACTGCGGGCACCTGCCGGCCGACGAGATCGACGTGCTGGTGCCGGCGGCGGTCGCGGCCGGGGTCGAGCGGATCGTCGTCAGCCACCCCGACTTCATCGTCGGTGCGGCCCCCGAGCGGATCGGCGCCTGGTGCCGGCAGGGCGCCTACGTCGAGCACTGCCTGGCCATGGTGGTTGGGCGCAACGCCACCGAGCCGCCCGTGGAGAAGGTCGCCGGTTTCCTCCGCGAGGCGGGTGTCGGGCACACCGTCTTCTCGTCCGATCTGGGGCAGAAGGGCAATCCGTTGCCGGTCACGGCGTACCGGCGGATGGTGCGCGCCCTGCTGGACGCGGGGAACGCCGAGGACGACATCAGGGCGATGGTGGGCGGCAACGCAGCGCAGTTGCTGTTCCCGTGAGCGGCGGGGGGTGCTCGGTATAGTCGCCGGACGCACGCGGAGGAGGACTGTTGACCAGCGGCTCGGGCGGCACCGGCGACATCCAGGCGGTGCAGCGCGTCGGACAGCTGCTGGCCCTGTTCACCGTCAACCGGCCCCGGCTCACGGTGGCCGAGGCGGCCTCACTCGTCGGGCTGAACCGCAGCACGGTCAGCCGATACTTCGGCTCCCTCGTGCTGGCCGGCGTCCTGGAGCGCTCGCGTGAGGAGCAGGCCGCCTACGAACCCGGTCCGCTGCTCGTGCAGCTCGGCGCGGTGGCGCAGGGCCAGCGCCGCGTGCTCGACCTGGCGCCGATCCACATGCGCCGCCTCTCCCGCGAGACCGGGCTCACCGTCGTGCTCTCCCTGTGGGGCTCGGCGGGCCCGGTGGTCTCGCTGGTCAACGAGATCGGCACCGGCCCGATCCTGGTCACGGTGCGGGTGGGCACCACCCTCGACATGGACTCGGCCCAAGGGCACCTCTTCCTGTGCTTCTCCAAGGACCACGAGACGATCGCCAAGTACTGGGAGAGCCTGGACCCGGTCAAGCGGCGCCGGATCGAGGCCGAGGTGGCCGACGCCGGCAAGCGTGGCCTTTCCACCGTCAGCGCACCGGTGGGCATGGCCGTCCTGGCCGCCCCCGTTTTCGACGATCACGGCATCGCCGCCACCGTCGCCGTTGTCGGCGGGCCGCCCGACGACGCGGAGATCGCCGCCGCGCTCCGGCGCGCGGCTTTCCGGATCACGGTGGAGATGGGGGGCGCCGAGGTCTGGCGGTCGCTCGTTCCCGGCGGCGCTGACGACGTCGCGGACTCCGTGGAGGCCTCGTAGCCCGAGTCGACCGGGCTCGTGGCCGCGCGTACGACCCCGCTGGCCCGATCGGGTTTCGCCGATGAGCCGATGCGCGCGGCCGGGCACCGGTTGAGCGATGCCGGTGCTCCCGAGTTGAGACGTTCAAGAATCTGGGCCACGCTGGGACGCGGTGCCAACGACGTCGGACTTCGAGCACATGTTGCGCGGGGCTGCGCTCCGGGTGACGCGGCCACGGCTGGCCGTGCTCTCCGCCGTGCACGAGCATCCGCACTCCGACACGAGCTCGATCATCGGATTCGTCCGTGACGATCTCGGCGAGGTGTCCCACCAGGCCGTGTACGACGTGCTGCGCGCCCTGACCGCGGCGGGCCTGGTGCGGTGCATCGAGCCACCGGGCTCGGTGGCGCGCTACGAGGCGAGGGTGGGGGACAACCACCACCACGTCGTGTGCCGGTCGTGCGGCGCGATCGCGGACGTGGACTGCGCGGTCGGCGAGGCTCCCTGCTTGACCCCGTCCGAGGACCACGGCTTCGCCATCGACGAGGCCGAGGTCATGTACCAGGGTCGTTGCCCCGCGTGCGCCGCGGCACAAGAGGAACAGGCGAGACAGGCGAAGGAGCGGACGTGACCGAGAGCATCAGCGAGTCCGAGAACCCGGCGATCCCCTCCCCGACCCCCGAGGTGACCCGGCCCAGGACCAACCGGGACTGGTGGCCGAACCAACTGGACCTGCAGGTTCTCCACCAGCACTCGCCTCGGGCCAACCCGATGGGCGAGGACTTCGACTACCGGAAGGAGTTCGAGTCCCTCGACGTCGAGGCGCTCAAGCGCGACCTCGTCGATGTGATGCGGACGTCGCAGGACTGGTGGCCTGCCGACTACGGCCACTACGGGCCGCTGTTCATCAGGATGAGCTGGCACGCCGCCGGGACCTACCGCATCCACGACGGCCGGGGCGGCGGCGGCGACGGCGCGCAGCGCTTCGCCCCGCTCAACAGCTGGCCCGACAACGCGAGCCTCGACAAGGCGCGGCGGCTGCTCTGGCCGGTCAAGGAGAAGTACGGCCGGAAGATCTCGTGGGCCGACCTGCTCGTCCTCGCCGGCAACGTGGCCATCGAGGACATGGGCCTGAAGACGTTCGGCTTCGCCTTCGGGCGGGAGGACATCTGGGAGCCGGAGGAGATCTTCTGGGGCCCGGAGGACACCTGGCTCGGGGACGAGCGCTACAGCGGCGAGCGGGACCTCGCCGAGCCGTTCGGCGCCGTGCAGATGGGCCTGATCTACGTGAACCCGGAGGGGCCCAACGGGAACGCGGATCCGGTGAAGTCCGCCAGGGACATCCGGGACACCTTCGGCCGGATGGCGATGAACGACGAGGAGACGGTCGCCCTCATCGTCGGTGGCCACACGTTCGGCAAGTGCCACGGCGCGGTCGACCCCCGGTACATCGGCCCGGAGCCCGAGGCGTGCCCGGTCGAGCACCAGGGTCTGGGCTGGAAGAACAGCGTCGGCACCGGCGCCGGCCCCCACGCGATGACCAGCGGGCTCGAGGGCGCCTGGACGAACGAGCCGACCCGGTGGGACAACGGATACCTGGACAACCTCTACGGGTACGACTGGGAGCTGACGCGCAGCCCCGCGGGTGCGCACCAGTGGACCCCCAAGAACCCCGAGGCCCAGGGCACGGTGCCGGATGCCCACGACCCGTCCAAGCGGCACGCGCCGATGATGCTGACCTCGGACATCGCGCTGAAGGTCGACCCGATCTACGGGCCGATCACCAAGCGCTTCCACGAGAACCCCGACCAGCTCGCGGACGCGTTCGCCAAGGCCTGGTACAAGCTCCTGCACCGCGACATGGGCCCCGTCTCGCGCTACCTGGGCCCCTGGGTCCCGGAGCCCCAGCTCTGGCAGGACCCCGTCCCGCCGGTGGACCACGAGCTGATCGGGGACGCGGACGTCGCGGCCCTCAAGGAGAAGGTCCTCGCCTCGGGCCTGTCGATCTCCCAGCTCGTCCACACCGCCTGGGCGTCGGCCGCCAGCTTCCGCGGCACCGACAAGCGCGGCGGGGCCAACGGGGCGCGGATCCGCCTCGCGCCGCAGAAGGACTGGGAGGTCAACGACCCGGACGAGCTGGGCAAGGTGCTGCAGACCCTCGAGCAGGTCCAGCGCGACTTCAACGTCTCGCAGACGGCCAAGAAGGTCTCGCTCGCCGACCTGATCGTCCTCGCAGGCTGCGCGGCGGTGGAGAAGGCGGCGAAGGACGCCGGGCACGACATCACGGTCCCGTTCACGCCGGGGCGCACCGATGCCTCGCAGGAGCAGACCGACGTGGACTCGTTCGCCGTGATGGAGCCGAAGGCGGACGGCTTCCGCAACTACCTGCGGGCGGGGGAGAAGCTGCCGCCGGAGACCCTGCTGGTGGACCGCGCCTACCTGCTGACCCTGAGCGCGCCGGAGATGACGGTCCTGCTCGGCGGCATGCGGGCGCTCGGCGCCACCTTCAAGCAGAGCAGGCACGGCGTCCTCACCGACCGGCCCGAGACGCTGACCAACGACTTCTTCCGCAACCTCCTCGACATGAGGACCGAGTGGAAGGTCTCGGAGACGGAGAACGTGTACGAGGGCCGCGACCGGGCCACCGGCGACGTCAGGTGGACCGCCACGGCCGCCGACCTCGTCTTCGGCGCGAACTCGCAGCTGCGCGCCATCGCGGAGGTCTACGCGTGCGCCGACGCGAAGGAGAAGTTCGTGCGGGACTTCGTGGCGGCGTGGGACAAGGTCATGAACCTCGACCGGTTCGACCTGACCTGATCCAAGAGGCTCTCCGAGGCACGTGGCCTCCCGGGCGTGGCGTCGGCGCCGCACCGTCGCCGGCGTTCGACCACCGCCCGGGAGGTGCCCCGCCGGTGGGCGCCGCGCTCCCGCCTGCTCGGTGACGGAAGAACTCTTCCTTCACCGGCAGCGGCCCGGTTGCGAGCCTCCGCGGCATGGAACCTCCTACCGTGGCCCCGAACGAGATCGACCTCACCGCCCGCACCCGATCCACGCAGGTCGCGCGGGCGATCGTCCACGCGCTCACCCTGCTGATCGCCGCAGGCTGCCTGGCCTCCTTCGTCGCCGGGCCGGAGGAGCCGGCCGTCCGGCTGATCGCCGGCGCCGCCGGTCTGCTGATCGTTCTCCTCTACGCCTGGGTGATCCACACCCGCCGCCGCCTGCCTGCCCGGTTGGTGATCGACCACGAGGGGATCCGGGTGCTCGACGGGCGGGGGCGCAAGCTCGTGCGGCTGGCCTGGACCGAGCTGTCCGGGGTGGGTGTCATGACGAACGAGGTCAGTCGCCGCCGGCAGCTGCGCCGCACCCGCGATGATCTCGTGCCCTGGGTGAGCCGTCGTATCGTCCTGGTGCCGATCTGGCTGGAGCTGTACCCGGCCGACGCCCAGGCGGTGGCGCGGCATACGGAGCTGGAGTGGGCCTGGGCGCTCGGCGGCGTCAGGGCGCCCGGCGAGGAGCACAGGTGGCTGGTGAGCCTCGGCGACGGGCAGGGGCAGCGGGTCCCGATCGGTGAGGCCGTGCAGCGCTGGCGGCCGCAGCTGTGGCGGGGTCACCGGTCCGGCTCGTTCCTGCTCGGCGGGGAGGGGGCGTGGAACAAGGCCTTCCTCGAGGCCTTCGCGCAGCGCCCCGTGGCCGGTCGGACGGAACCGATCTCGCGGCCCGACGATCGAACGCGTCGATGACAGCACCGGGCCCGTAGCGATCCGGTCAGCAGGACTCGTCGACCTTGACGACCCCGAAGTCGATGCGGCTGGACGACGTGATCGCCGCACCCGGCGGCACGTTCTGGGTGCAGACCTTCCAGTTGCGGTCGGCCACCTGCATGCGCCCGGCTCCGGTGGCGTCGTGCGACGTGGTGAGGACGATCCCGTAGCCGGTGAGCCGTTGGATGCTGTCCTGCGCGTCCTGGAGAACGGAGCCCACGAGGTCCGGCATGGTCCAGCTCGTCGCCTGCGAGCCCGCCGGGGGCGCCGCGGGCGTCGTCTCGGGCGGCATCGGGACCGGTGCCGTGTAGGTGATGATCGTCGGCCCGGTCGGACCCGGAGGTGGGGGAGGCGGCTGCGCCGGTTGGCCGCCGCAGGCCGCGAGTGCTGTGAGGGTGAGGGCCAGAACGGTGGTGCTTCTCATCAGCGCTGTCCGACCTCCAGGGGTGTTCAGCAGGCGACGAAATGGTCCGTCCGGCCGCCGCCGATGTCCCACGACAGCGCGAACCGCACCGTCTCACCGCTACCGTCCGCGGCGGTGAACTCGACCTCCTGGGAACCGCCCGGCGGGAGGTCCTGAACACGCCGGGCCTGGTCCCCACATCGATCAGGCCCGCCGTTCCTCGCGACCCAGTCCTCGACGATCTGCCGGTAGAACGCGGCCGCGGCGACCCAGTCGGGAAACCGGTGCTCCTCGTCGATCCCGGTCACCAGCCACATGGCTCCTCCATCGGAGCGAGCGTAGGCGATTGCGGCGGATCTCCGGAAACAACGATCGCTTCTACCCGGGTATCGACGGCGCTGATGGTCGGGCCGCTATCACCAACCGGGCTGGCTCCTTGCGAGTTCCTCCAGCGCGCCGACCACGCTGAGCAGGTGGGCGCGCATCGTCCGCTCGGCGACGTCCGGGTCCCCGGAGCAGACCGCCTCGATGACGTCGAGGTGCTCCCGGAGGCCGACGCTCGGCCGGCCGGGCAGGAGGGCCACCCGGAAGTGGTACCGCACGCTCTGGGTGCGCAGGCGGTCCAGCATCAGGCCCGCGGTCTGGTGCGCGGAGATCTCCCGCACGGCGCGGTGCACGAGCTGGTTGGTGCGGCTGTAGGCCGGGATGTCGGCGTTCTCGACGGCTGAGCGCATCGCGTCGCCCAGCTCGCGGAGCCGGGTGCGGTCGTCGTCCGTGGCGCGCGCGGCGGCCTTGGCCGCGCACAGCCCCTCGATGACGGCCCGGGTCTCGGTGATCTCCACGGCTTCCTCGAGCGAGATGGGGCGGACCCGGGCTCCGCGATTGCGTTCGCGCTGCACGAGGCCCTCGTTCTCCAGCTGTGCGAGCGCGGTGCGAACGGTTCCCCGTGACGCGCGGTAGAGCGACACGAGGTCGGCCTCGGGCAGCCGCTGCCCGGGCGCGTACCTGCCCTGCATGATCCCGTCGCGCACGGCCAGCACCACCGCGGCGACGGCCTCGCTCGGGGCCGTCTCGCCGCCAGCAACCATGCACGCACATTACCAAGATTGTTAACAATATGGTTGTCGGCCTGGTTGTCCTTAGCTATGGTCATGGTCGTGTGATCCCGGAGCCGGGGCGCGCCGAGCTCACCGACGAGCAGCGCTGTGCCGTGTTGATCGAGTGCCGCTGGTCGACGGTTCGTCATTCCCCGCCACCCGAATTCCCGAACACACCACCACATCCGAGAGGCCGACGATGCTCTCTGCACAGGACAACGAGTTCCTGACACGTGTGGGACCGGGCACTCCTATGGGCGATCTCCTGCGCCGATACTGGACGCCCGCGTTGCTGGTGAGCGAATTGCCGACACCGGCGGGCGACCCGGTGCGCGTGCGGTTGCTCGGTGAGGACCTCGTCGCCTTCCGGGACGCGTTCGGCAAGGTCGGCCTGATCCAGGAGAACTGCCCGCACCGGGGCGCCTCCCTGTACTACGGCCGCAACGAGCTCGGCCCGGACGGCACCTGCGGGCTGCGGTGTCCGTACCACGGCTGGCAGTTCGGTGCCGACGGCACGTGCATCGACATGCCGAGCGAGCCACCGACCAGCACCTTCAAGGAGCGGGTGCGCGCGAGGTCCTACCCCACCCACGAGTCGGGCGGGATCGTGTGGACGTACATGGGCCCGGCAGAGGCGATGACGCCCTTCCGCGACTTCGGCACCGAGTCGCTCGAGCCCGACCAGGTCGCCGCCACCAAGCTGCACACCAGCTGCAACTGGATGCAGGCGATGGAGGGCAACATGGACACCTCCCACATCTCCTGGCTGCACCAGTGGAACGGCGTCGACGACATCCCCGACGACGGGAGCGACAAGCCCGGCTACCCCTCGAACGCGATGTCGTGGACGTTCTGGAAGCACGACCGCGCGCCGCGCCTGGAGATCGAGGACACCTGGTACGGCTTCAAGTACGTCGGCATCCGCACCACCCCCGCCGGTCACACCCACGTGCGGATGAGCGCGTACTGCTACCCGTACCACACGGTGATCGCCTCGGTGCCGTTCAGCACCCAGCACGGCCTGTTCGTGCCGGTCGACGACCACAACACCTACCGCTACAGCTTCGCCACGCGGGTGAACGAGGGCATCGAGGAGGTCGGTGGCACCAACCTCTTCGCGGTGAGCCCCTTCGAGTTCGGCCCCGCAGAGGTCGGCCGCAACGGGATCATCCCGCGGCGCTACACGCTCGAGAACGACTTCGGCATCGACCGTGAGGACCAGCGCACCACCACCTACTCGGGCGTGCGCGAGTTCATCAGCCAGGACTTCATGGTCACCGAGACGATGGGTCCGATCTACGACCGCTCGCAGGAGCACCTCGGCACGTCCGACAAGGCGATCATCCGGATGCGCAGGTTGCTGATCGCCGCGGCGAAGCGCCTCGCCGAGGGCGGCGAGCCACCCGCGGTCGCCCCCGACATGGACTACCGGG
This window harbors:
- a CDS encoding Rieske 2Fe-2S domain-containing protein, which codes for MLSAQDNEFLTRVGPGTPMGDLLRRYWTPALLVSELPTPAGDPVRVRLLGEDLVAFRDAFGKVGLIQENCPHRGASLYYGRNELGPDGTCGLRCPYHGWQFGADGTCIDMPSEPPTSTFKERVRARSYPTHESGGIVWTYMGPAEAMTPFRDFGTESLEPDQVAATKLHTSCNWMQAMEGNMDTSHISWLHQWNGVDDIPDDGSDKPGYPSNAMSWTFWKHDRAPRLEIEDTWYGFKYVGIRTTPAGHTHVRMSAYCYPYHTVIASVPFSTQHGLFVPVDDHNTYRYSFATRVNEGIEEVGGTNLFAVSPFEFGPAEVGRNGIIPRRYTLENDFGIDREDQRTTTYSGVREFISQDFMVTETMGPIYDRSQEHLGTSDKAIIRMRRLLIAAAKRLAEGGEPPAVAPDMDYRGIRSAEKILEDGEDWRLLGTDADPMVQRYDPGNSRLPAAGD
- a CDS encoding IclR family transcriptional regulator, whose product is MTSGSGGTGDIQAVQRVGQLLALFTVNRPRLTVAEAASLVGLNRSTVSRYFGSLVLAGVLERSREEQAAYEPGPLLVQLGAVAQGQRRVLDLAPIHMRRLSRETGLTVVLSLWGSAGPVVSLVNEIGTGPILVTVRVGTTLDMDSAQGHLFLCFSKDHETIAKYWESLDPVKRRRIEAEVADAGKRGLSTVSAPVGMAVLAAPVFDDHGIAATVAVVGGPPDDAEIAAALRRAAFRITVEMGGAEVWRSLVPGGADDVADSVEAS
- the katG gene encoding catalase/peroxidase HPI, translating into MPRVRRGTRGTGETGEGADVTESISESENPAIPSPTPEVTRPRTNRDWWPNQLDLQVLHQHSPRANPMGEDFDYRKEFESLDVEALKRDLVDVMRTSQDWWPADYGHYGPLFIRMSWHAAGTYRIHDGRGGGGDGAQRFAPLNSWPDNASLDKARRLLWPVKEKYGRKISWADLLVLAGNVAIEDMGLKTFGFAFGREDIWEPEEIFWGPEDTWLGDERYSGERDLAEPFGAVQMGLIYVNPEGPNGNADPVKSARDIRDTFGRMAMNDEETVALIVGGHTFGKCHGAVDPRYIGPEPEACPVEHQGLGWKNSVGTGAGPHAMTSGLEGAWTNEPTRWDNGYLDNLYGYDWELTRSPAGAHQWTPKNPEAQGTVPDAHDPSKRHAPMMLTSDIALKVDPIYGPITKRFHENPDQLADAFAKAWYKLLHRDMGPVSRYLGPWVPEPQLWQDPVPPVDHELIGDADVAALKEKVLASGLSISQLVHTAWASAASFRGTDKRGGANGARIRLAPQKDWEVNDPDELGKVLQTLEQVQRDFNVSQTAKKVSLADLIVLAGCAAVEKAAKDAGHDITVPFTPGRTDASQEQTDVDSFAVMEPKADGFRNYLRAGEKLPPETLLVDRAYLLTLSAPEMTVLLGGMRALGATFKQSRHGVLTDRPETLTNDFFRNLLDMRTEWKVSETENVYEGRDRATGDVRWTATAADLVFGANSQLRAIAEVYACADAKEKFVRDFVAAWDKVMNLDRFDLT
- a CDS encoding Fur family transcriptional regulator produces the protein MPTTSDFEHMLRGAALRVTRPRLAVLSAVHEHPHSDTSSIIGFVRDDLGEVSHQAVYDVLRALTAAGLVRCIEPPGSVARYEARVGDNHHHVVCRSCGAIADVDCAVGEAPCLTPSEDHGFAIDEAEVMYQGRCPACAAAQEEQARQAKERT
- a CDS encoding DUF6282 family protein — translated: MTQTVSGLWDETLDADRFVPDAEVDGLLVGAVDLHTHPGPSPFPRRMSILDAAVDAASVGFRALVAKSHHHSMQTDILALGPVGLAETGVRVFGGVALNRTVGGLNPYAVELALGLGGRVVWFPTISSTAHIEFHRHHHHSGFPVAGIPLRDNEPISVVGEDGALVPEARDILSVIAGESAILNCGHLPADEIDVLVPAAVAAGVERIVVSHPDFIVGAAPERIGAWCRQGAYVEHCLAMVVGRNATEPPVEKVAGFLREAGVGHTVFSSDLGQKGNPLPVTAYRRMVRALLDAGNAEDDIRAMVGGNAAQLLFP
- a CDS encoding GntR family transcriptional regulator, with translation MVAGGETAPSEAVAAVVLAVRDGIMQGRYAPGQRLPEADLVSLYRASRGTVRTALAQLENEGLVQRERNRGARVRPISLEEAVEITETRAVIEGLCAAKAAARATDDDRTRLRELGDAMRSAVENADIPAYSRTNQLVHRAVREISAHQTAGLMLDRLRTQSVRYHFRVALLPGRPSVGLREHLDVIEAVCSGDPDVAERTMRAHLLSVVGALEELARSQPGW